In a genomic window of Demequina muriae:
- a CDS encoding ABC transporter ATP-binding protein, translating to MTAAGQHAADYRLSGTFNRKAMQLLRHGIRTEPKRFAFAISAAAAFSLLTVAFGTLLGQITDEVVIPGVEGEPIGGPWGEITQDPIEAIWLAGAVFLVIGILNAVLVGLRRGVQGIAVAGVGARHRRVVADALASLPLGWHRANPSGRMLSAMSSDSESATNTLHPFAFTVGSFVMMFAAGYSMWRMDPWLAVTGLAVVPVIFAINLAYEKVITPRWDLGQTLRADVSTIAHESFEGGTVVKALGAEERETERFAAAARGLQDADIKVGRTSAWFEPLMDLIVPLGSVALMIVGAIRADAGAVSVGNVVSAIYLVTLMAVPIRGLGWVLGQMPQALVAFRRVGEIAQAATEVDDPGHSPLAKSGAGSMRFDGADIGADDGDGNLAVILRDVSLELAPGTVTALVGATGSGKSTVALAAARLARPLDGTVTLDEVDLSTIAGLGEHVALAPQTAFVFAGTVRENVTLGEAFSDDQVWDALRRANVIDVVELLGAGEHAGLDARLAERGMNLSGGQRQRLALARALVRHPRVLVLDDATSAVDPRVEQEILRGLSADGAGPTVLIIAYRLASILLADHVVHVDAGRVVDSGSHLDLIARDPGYRELVMAYEEDSKRQADEEAGYVG from the coding sequence GTGACCGCCGCAGGCCAGCACGCGGCCGACTACCGGCTGTCGGGAACGTTCAACCGCAAGGCGATGCAGCTGCTGCGTCACGGCATTCGCACCGAACCGAAGCGCTTCGCCTTCGCGATCTCCGCCGCGGCGGCGTTCTCGCTGCTCACGGTTGCGTTCGGCACCCTGCTGGGCCAGATCACCGACGAGGTGGTGATCCCCGGCGTCGAGGGCGAACCGATCGGCGGCCCGTGGGGCGAGATCACCCAGGACCCGATCGAGGCGATCTGGCTCGCGGGCGCGGTGTTCCTCGTCATTGGCATCCTCAACGCTGTGCTCGTGGGCCTGCGACGTGGCGTGCAGGGCATCGCCGTGGCAGGCGTCGGCGCGCGTCACCGCCGCGTGGTCGCCGATGCGCTGGCGAGCCTGCCGCTCGGCTGGCACCGCGCCAACCCCTCCGGCCGCATGCTGTCGGCCATGTCCTCGGACTCCGAGAGCGCGACGAACACTCTGCATCCGTTCGCCTTCACCGTCGGATCGTTCGTGATGATGTTCGCCGCGGGCTACTCGATGTGGCGCATGGATCCGTGGCTCGCCGTGACGGGCCTCGCGGTGGTGCCGGTGATCTTCGCGATCAACCTCGCGTACGAGAAGGTCATCACTCCTCGCTGGGACCTCGGGCAGACTCTTCGCGCGGACGTCTCGACCATCGCTCACGAGAGCTTCGAGGGCGGCACCGTGGTGAAGGCGCTCGGCGCGGAGGAGCGCGAGACGGAGCGCTTCGCGGCCGCGGCACGCGGGCTTCAGGACGCGGACATCAAGGTGGGCCGGACGAGCGCGTGGTTCGAGCCCCTGATGGACCTCATCGTCCCGCTGGGATCGGTGGCGCTCATGATCGTCGGTGCGATCCGGGCCGATGCGGGCGCGGTGTCCGTGGGCAACGTCGTCTCTGCGATCTACCTCGTGACGCTGATGGCCGTGCCGATCCGCGGGCTCGGATGGGTGCTCGGCCAGATGCCGCAGGCGCTGGTCGCGTTCCGTCGCGTGGGCGAGATCGCACAGGCTGCCACCGAAGTCGACGATCCCGGCCACTCCCCGCTCGCGAAGTCGGGTGCAGGATCGATGCGCTTCGATGGGGCCGACATCGGCGCGGACGACGGAGACGGCAACCTCGCCGTGATCCTGCGGGACGTGTCCCTCGAGCTGGCGCCGGGAACCGTGACGGCCCTGGTCGGTGCCACCGGCTCCGGCAAGTCGACGGTCGCCCTCGCGGCGGCCAGGCTCGCCCGCCCGCTCGATGGCACGGTGACGCTCGACGAGGTGGACCTGAGCACGATCGCCGGCCTGGGGGAGCACGTGGCCCTCGCTCCCCAGACGGCGTTCGTGTTCGCTGGCACGGTGCGCGAGAACGTGACGCTCGGGGAGGCGTTCTCCGACGATCAGGTGTGGGATGCGCTGCGCCGCGCGAACGTCATCGACGTGGTCGAGCTGCTCGGCGCCGGGGAGCACGCCGGCCTCGATGCGCGCCTCGCCGAGCGTGGGATGAACCTCTCCGGAGGCCAGCGGCAGCGCCTCGCGCTCGCGCGTGCACTGGTGCGCCACCCCCGCGTGCTCGTGCTCGACGACGCCACGTCGGCGGTCGACCCGCGCGTCGAGCAGGAGATCCTTCGTGGACTCAGCGCGGACGGCGCGGGACCCACGGTGCTGATCATCGCGTATCGGCTCGCGTCGATCCTGCTCGCCGACCACGTGGTGCACGTCGACGCAGGAAGGGTCGTCGACTCCGGCTCGCACCTCGACCTGATCGCGCGGGACCCTGGCTATCGCGAGCTCGTGATGGCCTACGAGGAGGACTCGAAGCGCCAGGCGGACGAAGAGGCGGGGTACGTCG
- the hisF gene encoding imidazole glycerol phosphate synthase subunit HisF, which produces MGTAVRVIPCLDVDAGRVVKGVNFVDLRDAGDPVELARAYGAAGADEVTFLDVTASSANRDTTFDVVGRTADEVFVPLTVGGGVRSTDDVDRLLRAGADKVGVNTAAIARPELVSEIAARFGSQVLVLSVDARRCQGETTTPSGFEVTTHGGRQGTGIDAVDWARRGAALGAGEILLNSMDADGTTAGFDLEMIRAVREVVSIPLIASGGAGTVEHFVEAARAGADAVLAASVFHFGTLAIADVKDAMRAAGIEVR; this is translated from the coding sequence GTGGGCACAGCGGTGCGTGTGATTCCGTGTCTCGACGTCGACGCGGGACGAGTGGTGAAGGGCGTCAACTTCGTGGACCTGCGGGATGCGGGCGACCCCGTCGAGTTGGCGCGCGCCTACGGAGCCGCGGGCGCGGACGAGGTCACCTTCCTCGACGTCACCGCGTCGTCCGCGAACCGCGACACGACCTTCGACGTCGTCGGCCGCACCGCCGATGAGGTGTTCGTCCCGCTCACCGTCGGCGGGGGAGTCCGCTCGACCGATGACGTCGACCGACTGCTGCGCGCAGGAGCCGACAAGGTGGGCGTCAACACCGCGGCCATCGCGCGGCCCGAGCTGGTGTCGGAGATCGCGGCACGGTTCGGGAGCCAGGTGCTGGTCCTCTCCGTCGATGCCCGCCGCTGTCAGGGCGAGACCACCACACCGTCGGGCTTCGAGGTCACCACGCACGGTGGCCGCCAGGGAACCGGAATCGACGCCGTGGACTGGGCACGGCGCGGCGCGGCGCTGGGCGCCGGAGAGATCCTGCTGAACTCGATGGATGCCGATGGCACGACCGCGGGCTTCGACCTCGAGATGATCCGTGCGGTCCGTGAGGTCGTCTCCATCCCGCTGATCGCCTCAGGAGGGGCCGGCACGGTCGAGCACTTCGTCGAGGCGGCGCGAGCCGGAGCCGATGCAGTGCTCGCCGCCAGCGTGTTCCACTTCGGCACGCTCGCGATCGCCGACGTCAAGGACGCCATGCGCGCCGCAGGGATCGAGGTCCGGTGA
- a CDS encoding FKBP-type peptidyl-prolyl cis-trans isomerase, with product MRSIAVTGAACALALVLSACSATEDGAEASASASGDIDLVTVVQSDTLAPDIEFQPGLDYLEEQTSVLWEGDGEALQEGQPLLLDIYGESLVDGTVMMNTFDGSPESFLMAPEIVGEGIYEALQTVRVGGRVLVVSPPGQGEDEHEPVALVVDVLPTHAQGEDQQPVAGMPEVTLGVEGEPIVEIDPDREASPDLEVATLINGGGTQVRSTSHVLVNYTMVHHDDSTADADEEWKAGDVFDSSWDSEREPLLVEMDEVSAVPGFQQGLLDQRAGSRVLMVVPPTLGYPERGSMIIVVDILDVWNPEE from the coding sequence ATGCGCTCGATCGCCGTGACCGGAGCCGCGTGCGCCCTCGCGCTCGTGCTGTCGGCCTGCTCGGCGACCGAGGACGGGGCTGAGGCGAGCGCATCGGCCTCGGGCGACATCGACCTGGTGACGGTGGTGCAGTCCGACACGCTCGCGCCTGACATCGAGTTCCAGCCCGGCCTGGACTACCTCGAGGAGCAGACCAGCGTGCTGTGGGAGGGCGACGGGGAGGCGCTTCAGGAGGGCCAGCCGCTGCTGCTGGACATCTATGGCGAATCGCTCGTCGACGGCACCGTGATGATGAACACGTTCGACGGGTCGCCCGAGTCGTTCCTGATGGCCCCTGAGATCGTCGGCGAAGGCATCTATGAGGCCCTGCAGACCGTGCGGGTCGGCGGACGCGTGCTGGTGGTGTCTCCTCCCGGGCAGGGCGAGGACGAGCACGAGCCCGTCGCGCTGGTGGTGGACGTGCTGCCGACCCACGCCCAGGGCGAGGACCAGCAGCCGGTGGCAGGCATGCCGGAGGTGACGCTGGGCGTCGAGGGCGAGCCCATCGTCGAGATCGATCCGGATCGCGAGGCGAGCCCCGACCTCGAGGTGGCGACCCTGATCAACGGCGGCGGCACGCAGGTGCGATCCACCTCGCACGTGCTCGTCAACTACACGATGGTGCACCACGACGACAGCACCGCAGACGCGGATGAGGAGTGGAAGGCGGGCGACGTCTTCGACTCGTCGTGGGACTCCGAGCGCGAGCCGCTGCTGGTCGAGATGGACGAGGTGTCCGCCGTTCCCGGGTTCCAGCAGGGACTGCTCGACCAGCGTGCGGGGTCGCGCGTCCTCATGGTGGTGCCCCCCACCCTCGGCTATCCCGAGCGCGGCAGCATGATCATCGTCGTGGACATCCTCGACGTGTGGAACCCGGAGGAATAG
- the pafA gene encoding Pup--protein ligase, producing MEVPAERRIFGLETEFGLHLDAPNARAVTPEEVAGHLFHSVVKWGRSSNVFLPNASRLYIDVGAHPEYATAECDSLTDLIASDKAGERIVHDLVAEGESRLADAGVEGTIHLYKNNTDSAGNSYGCHENYLVRRRADFRAFASALLPFLVTRQIVTGAGSITRTSGGAAYSFSPRADHMWEGMSSATTRSRPMINTRDEPHANAELYRRMHVIVGDSSMSETTTLLKMGATDLLLRLMEAHVALPDLTLANEMQAIRDVAHDMTGAATVELVDGRRLTAVQIQQEYLDAVRSHVGTAIVETDEVARILDLWERGIRAVREQNPGLVDTEIDWAIKLRLLERYRDRLACAWDDPRLARLELAYHDISPSTGLFTRLVRDGLAATVVDDARIEHAKTVAPSTTRAHLRGQFVTAALAAGQDFTVDWVHLKIAGGARSTVLLKDPFRNADGRVDVLLEALHTASAPVE from the coding sequence CTGGAGGTTCCGGCCGAGCGTCGCATCTTCGGCCTCGAGACAGAGTTCGGGCTTCACCTGGACGCGCCGAACGCGCGTGCCGTCACCCCCGAGGAGGTTGCGGGCCACCTGTTCCACTCCGTGGTGAAGTGGGGGCGCTCCTCGAACGTGTTCCTGCCGAACGCGTCTCGTCTGTACATCGACGTGGGCGCCCACCCCGAGTACGCGACCGCCGAATGCGATTCGCTCACTGATCTCATCGCCTCCGACAAGGCGGGCGAGCGGATCGTGCACGATCTCGTCGCCGAAGGCGAGAGCCGGCTGGCCGATGCCGGGGTCGAGGGCACCATTCACCTGTACAAGAACAACACCGATTCGGCCGGCAACTCATACGGCTGCCACGAGAACTACCTCGTGAGGCGTCGGGCGGACTTCCGTGCGTTCGCATCGGCCCTCCTGCCGTTCCTCGTGACCCGGCAGATCGTGACCGGGGCGGGCTCCATCACCCGCACGTCGGGTGGAGCGGCGTACAGCTTCTCTCCGCGCGCCGACCACATGTGGGAGGGGATGAGCTCGGCGACGACCCGCTCCAGGCCCATGATCAACACGCGCGATGAGCCGCACGCCAACGCCGAGCTCTATCGCCGCATGCATGTCATCGTGGGCGACTCGTCGATGTCGGAGACCACGACACTGCTGAAGATGGGGGCCACGGATCTCCTCCTTCGCCTCATGGAGGCGCATGTCGCGCTGCCTGACCTGACCCTCGCCAATGAGATGCAGGCCATCCGGGACGTCGCGCACGACATGACGGGCGCGGCGACGGTGGAGCTCGTGGACGGCCGTCGCCTGACCGCGGTCCAGATCCAGCAGGAGTACCTCGACGCCGTCCGTTCCCATGTGGGGACCGCGATCGTCGAGACCGATGAGGTCGCGCGCATCCTCGACCTGTGGGAGCGCGGCATCCGGGCGGTGCGCGAGCAGAATCCGGGTCTCGTGGACACCGAGATCGATTGGGCCATCAAGCTGCGACTGCTCGAGCGCTACCGCGACCGCCTGGCGTGCGCGTGGGACGACCCGCGGCTCGCCAGGCTCGAGCTCGCGTACCACGACATCTCCCCCTCGACGGGGCTGTTCACCCGTCTGGTCCGCGACGGGCTGGCAGCCACGGTGGTGGACGATGCGCGCATCGAGCACGCCAAGACGGTGGCACCGTCCACGACCCGCGCCCATCTGCGTGGCCAGTTCGTGACCGCGGCCCTCGCCGCAGGCCAGGACTTCACCGTGGACTGGGTGCACCTCAAGATCGCCGGCGGCGCGAGGAGCACAGTGCTGCTGAAGGACCCGTTCAGGAACGCCGACGGCCGCGTCGACGTTCTGCTCGAGGCGCTCCACACTGCTTCCGCGCCGGTAGAATGA
- a CDS encoding ubiquitin-like protein Pup, which translates to MPQHQTSGSSFEDDAPTPEPGPPAAKAESTDAVDSLLDEIDGSLQTNAEQFVRSFVQKGGQ; encoded by the coding sequence CAGACCTCAGGAAGCTCCTTCGAAGACGACGCGCCCACCCCCGAGCCCGGTCCTCCTGCCGCCAAGGCGGAGAGCACCGATGCCGTGGACAGCCTTCTCGACGAGATCGACGGCTCGCTGCAGACCAACGCGGAGCAGTTCGTGCGCTCGTTCGTCCAGAAGGGCGGGCAGTAG